A DNA window from Chlamydia felis Fe/C-56 contains the following coding sequences:
- a CDS encoding sodium:solute symporter family protein — MNFGLFLGCLLGVQALCLFVGRKGGSTVQDREGYFLAGRSLNTFSLTMTFIATQIGGGVLLGAAEEAARYGYGVIFYPLGVALGLIFLGMGPGRKLASGSIVTVVTLFESVYKSKKLRKMAFLLSSLSLFFILVAQIIALDKLFGVFAYGKYLTAIFWITLVFYTSTGGFRGVIRTDIIQAIFLLIAVITCAISVWYTASEFTPILSNTSVFDPLPTSKLPGWIFMPMVFMIVEQDMAQRCVAASSPRRLQWAAILAGIVVLLFNFIPLFLGSLGAKLGLSQGCVLIDTVAYVSGPSLAAVMAAAIGVAILSTADSLISAVAQLISEEIPQISFMNYRYLIGIIAVLAPLAALAFSNIVDLLILSYSLSVCCLSVPIGVALLTRYQANPSAAWSAVLIGGGVYTLGYFITIPFSRDLVAWFCSLAAFVFTEMLCVYSRKFSEKKA, encoded by the coding sequence ATGAATTTCGGATTATTTTTAGGTTGTTTGCTTGGTGTTCAAGCTTTGTGTTTATTTGTAGGGCGTAAAGGAGGTTCTACAGTTCAGGATCGCGAGGGATATTTTCTCGCAGGAAGAAGTTTAAATACCTTTTCGTTAACGATGACGTTTATCGCTACGCAAATAGGTGGAGGGGTATTGCTTGGCGCTGCTGAGGAAGCTGCTCGTTATGGTTACGGCGTGATTTTTTATCCTTTAGGAGTGGCTTTGGGTTTAATCTTTCTTGGTATGGGACCGGGAAGAAAACTTGCCTCGGGATCTATTGTTACTGTTGTGACGCTTTTTGAGAGCGTATATAAATCAAAGAAGCTACGTAAAATGGCTTTTCTTCTTTCTTCTTTGTCCTTATTTTTTATTCTTGTTGCGCAGATTATCGCTTTGGATAAGCTCTTTGGCGTCTTTGCTTATGGAAAGTACCTCACAGCAATTTTTTGGATAACTCTCGTATTTTATACATCTACCGGAGGATTTCGTGGAGTTATAAGAACGGATATTATTCAGGCGATTTTCCTTCTTATCGCTGTAATCACTTGCGCTATTTCTGTTTGGTATACTGCCTCGGAATTTACTCCAATACTATCCAATACCTCAGTTTTTGATCCCCTGCCAACAAGCAAACTGCCCGGATGGATTTTCATGCCCATGGTGTTTATGATCGTTGAGCAAGATATGGCACAACGCTGTGTTGCTGCCTCATCACCACGACGGTTGCAGTGGGCAGCTATACTTGCAGGTATTGTTGTTCTCCTGTTTAATTTCATCCCGCTATTTTTAGGTTCGCTAGGAGCAAAATTAGGACTTTCTCAAGGTTGTGTGCTTATTGATACCGTAGCCTACGTAAGCGGTCCATCACTGGCAGCAGTTATGGCAGCAGCTATTGGTGTGGCGATACTTTCTACAGCAGACTCGTTGATAAGTGCTGTTGCCCAGCTTATCAGTGAAGAGATTCCACAAATCTCCTTTATGAACTATCGCTATTTAATTGGTATTATTGCTGTATTAGCTCCCCTTGCTGCTCTAGCTTTTAGTAATATTGTTGATTTGCTGATATTAAGTTATAGTCTTTCCGTATGCTGTCTTTCAGTCCCCATAGGGGTGGCTCTTCTTACACGGTATCAAGCAAATCCTTCTGCAGCTTGGTCTGCGGTTCTCATAGGAGGAGGTGTGTATACCCTAGGGTATTTCATTACCATTCCTTTTTCTAGAGACCTAGTTGCTTGGTTCTGCTCTTTAGCAGCTTTCGTCTTTACCGAAATGTTATGCGTGTATAGCAGGAAATTCTCCGAGAAAAAGGCTTAG
- a CDS encoding LOG family protein produces MFNLFHRNHDATSPDGYLTSSLRMLSPNIYEGEIEILNIPEYFLGFHLPKHCLHLNLKSSLAQLGVDAKIKEAELSKECSRARLLVQMSSHDPIASVMLTLLEPGDYVAKLFAADDRRLVRSLQYLERMLKHTDKAGMPLLCFGKKLEHLISLDVIDDRLVVSLPTLPGVVQYDHKIYGLLPLIGKALGQPNMRVRNFLALYQYKVEREKIPYRNRILLIKTEPLHIRTVFARVVDSLLPEGVKHTAANILEPTTQESGDIYEFYGTSSVPVEIIPLEFFTIEPYKEHSFFCYRDSLKSSLESEKCIFDIFETAQGTQEKAATYISKGSEIPELSPNSWLVGSAKSLYDKRNPYPENLHEYIEEQPCFPFLQAMETGHITSQGVLFSRYFPSSCLKGMLLSYHVNYYLQQIYFQIPSYNYGEYFSEHDRSLLMDLYFSGIPTFWVDRASKRVLQYVKRRGQDSGMFVPVKRVQEFRSAYFIGIHGSGIVSEGYKEDLREFLQGIHSLTQEMPIPGFPPNTPLAIMTGGGPGAMSIGNEVATELNLLSCGNTVDFEQSPGAPQAANPYTQAKMTYRISSLIQRQEHFHVDLALFVTGGLGTDFELSLELVSIKTGKKPPVPIFLIGPASYWKDKITPLYQSNCTAGTNRGSEWVSNCVFCISSPKAGIEIFRRYMNNTLPIGPEHPPYPDGFIEV; encoded by the coding sequence ATGTTTAACTTATTCCACAGGAACCACGACGCAACTTCTCCTGATGGGTATCTTACTTCTTCCCTACGTATGCTATCGCCAAATATCTATGAGGGAGAAATAGAAATACTAAATATCCCCGAGTACTTCTTGGGTTTCCATTTACCTAAGCACTGCTTACATCTCAATCTAAAAAGCTCACTTGCACAATTAGGTGTAGATGCAAAAATTAAAGAAGCTGAATTAAGTAAGGAATGCTCTCGAGCACGACTACTAGTGCAAATGAGCAGTCATGATCCTATTGCTTCTGTTATGCTCACCTTATTAGAGCCTGGAGATTATGTTGCAAAGTTATTTGCAGCTGATGACCGAAGGTTAGTACGTTCTCTTCAATACCTAGAAAGAATGCTAAAACATACCGACAAGGCAGGAATGCCTTTGCTGTGTTTTGGCAAGAAATTAGAACACCTCATTTCTTTAGATGTGATTGATGATCGTCTTGTTGTCTCTCTTCCCACTCTTCCTGGGGTAGTTCAATACGATCATAAAATCTATGGTTTGCTTCCTCTCATTGGGAAAGCCTTAGGGCAACCTAACATGAGAGTGAGAAATTTCCTTGCTCTCTATCAATATAAAGTAGAACGGGAAAAGATCCCTTATCGCAATCGTATTCTACTGATAAAAACCGAACCTTTGCATATCCGCACTGTATTTGCTCGTGTTGTAGACTCTCTCCTCCCTGAAGGAGTAAAGCATACTGCAGCCAATATTTTAGAGCCGACTACACAAGAGTCTGGGGATATTTACGAATTTTATGGAACAAGTTCAGTTCCTGTAGAGATCATTCCTTTAGAATTCTTCACCATAGAACCCTATAAGGAACATTCTTTCTTCTGTTATCGTGATTCATTGAAATCCTCTTTAGAATCTGAAAAATGTATTTTTGACATTTTTGAAACTGCTCAGGGAACTCAAGAAAAAGCAGCAACATACATCTCTAAGGGCAGTGAAATTCCCGAGCTATCACCAAATTCCTGGTTAGTAGGATCAGCAAAATCTCTATACGATAAAAGGAACCCCTATCCTGAGAATCTTCACGAATACATAGAAGAACAACCCTGTTTTCCTTTCCTACAAGCTATGGAAACGGGCCACATTACCAGCCAGGGAGTACTTTTCTCACGTTATTTCCCTTCTTCGTGTCTTAAAGGCATGCTGCTTTCCTACCATGTAAATTACTACCTGCAACAGATCTATTTCCAGATCCCCTCCTATAACTACGGAGAATATTTCTCGGAACATGACCGTTCATTACTTATGGACTTATACTTCTCCGGAATCCCAACATTCTGGGTAGACAGAGCCTCTAAACGCGTTTTGCAGTATGTAAAACGTCGTGGTCAAGATTCAGGAATGTTTGTTCCTGTAAAACGCGTTCAAGAGTTTCGCTCTGCCTACTTTATCGGAATTCACGGCTCTGGGATCGTCTCTGAAGGTTATAAAGAAGATCTACGTGAGTTTCTACAAGGAATCCATAGTCTGACTCAAGAAATGCCTATTCCTGGATTTCCTCCCAACACACCTTTAGCAATTATGACCGGAGGTGGCCCAGGAGCTATGTCCATAGGTAATGAGGTTGCCACAGAACTCAATCTCCTCTCCTGTGGCAACACTGTAGACTTTGAGCAATCTCCGGGAGCACCCCAAGCTGCAAATCCCTATACACAAGCAAAAATGACCTACAGGATTTCTTCTTTAATTCAACGACAGGAACACTTCCATGTGGATCTGGCCCTATTTGTTACTGGAGGCCTGGGAACTGACTTTGAACTTTCTCTAGAGCTTGTCAGTATAAAAACAGGGAAAAAACCTCCTGTTCCTATCTTTTTAATAGGCCCTGCTTCCTATTGGAAAGACAAGATTACCCCCTTATATCAAAGCAACTGTACAGCGGGAACGAACCGAGGTTCAGAGTGGGTAAGCAACTGCGTATTCTGTATATCCTCTCCGAAAGCAGGAATAGAAATTTTCAGGAGGTACATGAACAACACCCTACCTATAGGTCCGGAGCATCCTCCCTATCCCGATGGATTTATAGAAGTATAA
- a CDS encoding DUF167 family protein, with product MNEEYWILEVKVTPKSKENKIVGFEGEVLKIRVTEAPEKGRANEAVIALLAKTLSLPKRDVTLISGDSSRKKRLLLPKAAESIISGWREKGF from the coding sequence TTGAACGAGGAATATTGGATCTTGGAGGTAAAGGTTACCCCAAAATCTAAAGAAAATAAAATTGTTGGATTTGAAGGTGAGGTGTTAAAAATACGCGTTACCGAAGCTCCAGAAAAAGGAAGGGCTAACGAAGCAGTTATTGCTTTGTTAGCCAAAACTTTATCTCTTCCCAAACGTGATGTGACGTTAATTTCAGGAGACTCTTCCAGAAAAAAAAGACTCTTATTGCCGAAAGCCGCGGAATCCATAATTTCTGGGTGGCGGGAGAAAGGCTTTTAA
- a CDS encoding HEAT repeat domain-containing protein, translating to MRQHLLIQDFPAAIKEARALLSSSECSLAQARLALQALAQGKDYEAWSREFNKARQRYPELAKDRDALENFAQQILSDGIHHPSITVRAVSILAIGLARDFRLTPLVLSCLSDDSVIVRTLALQVVLQYGSQNLKDAVCKIARHDDSMQVRIMAYQIAAILDIEELLPYLQERANNKLVDGEERREAWKASLMLTPQFLMGSRVKEDMDQALFACELLRHVGEEKDEGVLLDLLSIQYPEVQETALRAVLACGRGVSCESAQIAAQVRHIAQTSSFPKVRLQAAALLYLQGDPLGEELLVQGLLSPFASTCESASAAVCSLGIRGKNLADKYLNAVVSRKAAANLAILLLVSRTNIEKAGDVIASFISDPEMCWAIEQFLWDSQWNPKSASLPLYFDMIKREIGRKLIRLLAVSKYSKVKKVTGDFLSNRQQQGWSFFSGVFWEEGDEQAAETWTTDKSFASKLESTLATLCQKKNNESLRRAMELYPESRWQDKLAILEGIAFSENTEGVDFLLECCYHETPSLRCAAAGALFSLFK from the coding sequence TTGCGTCAACATTTGCTTATTCAAGATTTCCCAGCAGCTATCAAGGAAGCTAGGGCTCTTTTGTCCTCGTCTGAATGTTCGTTGGCACAAGCGCGACTTGCCCTTCAGGCTTTAGCACAAGGTAAAGATTATGAAGCATGGAGTAGGGAGTTTAATAAAGCACGACAGCGTTATCCGGAACTTGCTAAGGATCGCGATGCTTTGGAAAACTTTGCTCAACAAATTCTTTCCGACGGTATTCATCATCCGTCAATAACGGTTCGAGCTGTCAGCATTCTTGCTATAGGTTTAGCTAGAGACTTTCGTTTAACCCCCTTAGTTTTATCCTGTCTTTCCGATGATAGTGTCATCGTGCGTACTCTAGCTTTGCAAGTGGTTTTGCAATACGGATCTCAAAATTTAAAGGATGCTGTGTGTAAGATCGCACGTCATGATGATTCTATGCAGGTGCGCATTATGGCATATCAAATTGCCGCAATTTTAGATATTGAAGAACTTCTTCCTTATCTTCAGGAACGGGCAAATAATAAGCTTGTGGATGGAGAAGAACGTAGGGAAGCGTGGAAAGCCTCTTTGATGCTTACCCCCCAGTTTTTGATGGGATCTAGAGTGAAGGAAGATATGGACCAGGCGTTATTCGCTTGTGAGCTTTTACGTCACGTAGGAGAAGAAAAAGACGAGGGTGTTCTTTTAGATTTGTTGTCCATTCAATATCCTGAAGTCCAAGAGACTGCTTTGCGAGCGGTTTTAGCTTGTGGGCGTGGGGTAAGCTGCGAATCAGCACAAATTGCTGCTCAGGTGCGTCATATCGCGCAAACATCCTCATTCCCCAAGGTGCGTCTACAGGCAGCAGCCCTTCTATATCTTCAAGGAGACCCTTTAGGGGAAGAACTTTTAGTCCAGGGGTTACTTTCCCCCTTTGCCTCTACGTGCGAATCTGCTTCAGCAGCGGTATGTTCATTGGGAATACGTGGAAAAAATCTCGCGGATAAGTATTTGAATGCTGTGGTTTCCAGAAAAGCTGCAGCTAATCTTGCGATTTTACTTCTTGTCAGCCGTACAAATATAGAGAAAGCCGGTGATGTTATCGCTAGTTTTATCAGTGACCCTGAAATGTGCTGGGCTATAGAGCAGTTTCTTTGGGATTCACAGTGGAATCCTAAAAGTGCTTCACTTCCTCTTTATTTCGATATGATAAAAAGGGAAATCGGAAGAAAGTTAATTCGCCTACTTGCCGTATCTAAATATAGTAAGGTCAAAAAGGTAACAGGAGATTTTCTCTCCAATCGGCAACAGCAGGGATGGAGCTTTTTCTCCGGAGTATTTTGGGAAGAAGGGGATGAACAAGCTGCAGAGACGTGGACAACAGATAAGAGTTTTGCCTCTAAGCTAGAATCTACTTTGGCAACTTTGTGCCAGAAAAAAAATAACGAATCTTTGCGCAGAGCGATGGAGCTCTATCCAGAAAGTCGGTGGCAAGACAAACTCGCTATTTTAGAGGGGATAGCTTTCTCTGAAAATACCGAAGGTGTGGATTTCCTTCTAGAATGTTGCTATCATGAAACCCCCTCGCTGCGTTGCGCAGCGGCAGGGGCTTTATTTTCTTTATTTAAGTAG
- a CDS encoding MYG1 family protein, translated as MRIPRSVGTHDGSFHADEVTACALLILFGLVDEGKIIRTRNPEKLAECEYVCDVGGVYSVEQKRFDHHQVSYEGPWSSAGMILDYLKEQRLIDLEEYHFLNHTLIHGVDEQDNGRFFSKEGFCSFSDIIKIYNPEEGRNATDADFFFALKFTIDLLKRLRNKFRYDRMCRDVVRSAMEKDDFCLFFDRPLAWQENFFFLGGERHPAAFVCFPACDQWILRGIPPTLDRRMEVRVPFPENWAGLLGKDLEDVCGIPGAIFCHKGLFLSVWDSKEHCQRALQLVLENRGLV; from the coding sequence ATGCGAATTCCAAGAAGCGTTGGTACTCACGACGGTTCTTTTCATGCTGATGAGGTTACAGCGTGTGCGTTGCTTATTTTGTTCGGTCTTGTTGATGAAGGCAAAATCATCCGTACGCGAAATCCCGAAAAGCTCGCAGAATGCGAATATGTCTGCGATGTGGGCGGCGTATATTCTGTAGAACAGAAAAGATTTGATCATCATCAAGTGTCCTACGAGGGGCCTTGGAGTAGTGCAGGAATGATATTGGATTATCTTAAGGAGCAAAGGCTTATCGATTTAGAAGAATATCATTTTCTAAACCATACGTTAATTCATGGCGTTGATGAACAAGATAATGGCAGGTTCTTTTCAAAAGAAGGCTTCTGTTCTTTTTCTGATATCATTAAAATATACAATCCTGAAGAAGGTCGGAATGCTACGGATGCGGATTTCTTTTTTGCTTTAAAATTTACTATAGATTTACTGAAGCGTTTGAGAAATAAGTTCCGTTATGATCGCATGTGTAGAGATGTTGTAAGATCTGCCATGGAAAAGGATGACTTTTGTTTGTTTTTTGATCGTCCGTTAGCGTGGCAGGAAAATTTCTTTTTCTTAGGAGGAGAACGTCATCCTGCAGCGTTTGTGTGTTTCCCCGCGTGTGATCAATGGATCCTTAGAGGCATTCCCCCGACTTTAGATAGACGTATGGAAGTGCGTGTGCCCTTCCCAGAAAATTGGGCAGGACTTCTTGGCAAAGATCTGGAAGATGTCTGTGGTATTCCCGGAGCTATTTTCTGCCATAAGGGATTATTTTTATCCGTTTGGGATAGCAAAGAACATTGTCAACGAGCCCTGCAGTTGGTTTTGGAGAATCGAGGATTAGTATGA
- a CDS encoding ABC transporter substrate-binding protein — protein MILRKIAQYAFFLSLICSFIAVVISSPNPEQGSPKVAVFLSFSHSILEDCSQSCIEVLKSLENSPEVLVVNAEDSVVKARKIARLLHSDQNIVAIVTLGSIATKIMSQIETKKPIIYAAVPDGETLAFSKKQTNIYGVNDTLDINQCCFAIQAVRTNAESLVYIKPVEPFPSALQKEIEKKLHASGISVTEISVTPTNFKTRIQQAIDKHPSAIFIPFSSLSYKQGTTFIEEILKEKIPVITDDFSLVAEGACVACGVDFKKSGQQAAQMVYHLLNRHQDIEGLKKIIAEPLPQTTTFNEDVIRRLGLKINKTERKQFRSIIFKDNKDKKAAVKNDKPETEKNCSLA, from the coding sequence ATGATTCTTCGCAAAATTGCTCAATATGCTTTTTTCCTTTCTCTTATCTGTTCTTTTATTGCTGTGGTTATCTCTTCTCCTAACCCCGAACAGGGATCACCGAAAGTTGCTGTATTTTTGTCTTTCTCCCACTCAATACTTGAAGATTGTAGTCAAAGCTGCATAGAAGTTTTAAAGTCTCTAGAAAACTCTCCGGAAGTTCTTGTTGTTAATGCTGAAGATAGCGTGGTGAAAGCAAGGAAAATCGCCCGTTTGCTACATAGTGATCAAAACATTGTGGCTATTGTTACCTTAGGCTCTATAGCCACAAAAATTATGAGCCAAATTGAAACAAAAAAACCGATTATCTATGCTGCGGTTCCTGATGGAGAGACTCTTGCTTTCTCTAAAAAACAAACAAATATCTATGGTGTCAATGACACCTTAGATATCAATCAATGCTGTTTTGCCATACAAGCCGTAAGAACCAATGCAGAATCTTTGGTCTATATAAAGCCTGTAGAACCCTTCCCTTCGGCCCTACAAAAAGAAATCGAAAAAAAACTTCATGCTTCAGGGATTTCTGTTACAGAAATCTCCGTAACGCCAACAAACTTTAAAACACGTATCCAACAAGCAATTGATAAACACCCTTCAGCGATTTTTATTCCCTTTTCTTCGTTATCTTATAAGCAAGGAACAACATTTATTGAAGAAATCCTTAAAGAAAAAATCCCTGTAATTACCGATGATTTTTCTCTAGTAGCTGAAGGAGCTTGCGTTGCCTGTGGTGTAGATTTTAAAAAATCCGGGCAGCAAGCAGCTCAAATGGTCTATCACTTACTCAACCGACATCAAGATATCGAAGGGTTGAAAAAAATCATTGCCGAGCCTCTACCTCAAACAACGACATTCAACGAAGACGTCATCCGTCGTCTAGGATTGAAAATCAACAAAACAGAACGTAAACAATTCCGTTCTATCATCTTTAAAGATAATAAAGATAAGAAAGCTGCTGTGAAAAACGATAAACCTGAAACTGAAAAAAACTGCAGTCTTGCTTAA
- a CDS encoding histidine triad nucleotide-binding protein encodes MTTIFEKIIEGSIECEKVFENENFIAIKDRFPQAAVHLLIIPKKHIERMQDMQDEDFSLLAEAGKIIQQLAEAFGIADGYRVVINNGIEGGQSVFHLHIHLLGGSSLGAIA; translated from the coding sequence ATGACAACCATTTTTGAAAAAATTATCGAAGGCTCAATAGAGTGCGAAAAAGTTTTTGAAAATGAGAATTTTATAGCGATTAAAGATCGCTTTCCTCAGGCTGCTGTTCATTTATTAATTATTCCTAAGAAGCACATAGAAAGAATGCAAGATATGCAAGATGAGGATTTTTCCCTGCTTGCTGAAGCTGGAAAGATTATTCAGCAATTAGCTGAAGCTTTTGGTATTGCTGATGGATATCGTGTCGTAATCAATAATGGCATTGAGGGGGGACAAAGCGTATTCCATTTACATATTCATCTTCTAGGTGGAAGCTCATTAGGGGCTATAGCCTAA
- a CDS encoding DUF1207 domain-containing protein has product MGRLLRYCCCFCSVVFICYFSSCLSTGAQEVLRCPDCENFSKAVNRSDQLPENIQESENGCYLTGYVQALVDMHFLDSCTQVVVEDNVAYIFSLPVDALLSTAIVDFIKDLPFITSVEICECSYQECRNRYRDNCPILPKQKALGTEIVCGKEGVWLPQNTILFAPLIADPRQVTNSAGIRFNEKVIGNRVGSAIFGGDFILLRLFDISRFHGDLDIGIQGGVFSVFDLDHPDSCMVNSDFFVSGLLGFAVNKWSFRLRLWHLSSHLGDEFLLTHPSFPRFNLSDEGIDFFVSLHHNPQLRVYGGLGYIISRDLTFPERPLYIEAGAELRPFGLREGNLHAQPIFAMHFRFWEEQHFGIDQTYILGMEWSKFRDVGRKIRAFVEYHQGFSKEGQFVREPCNYYGFRLSYGF; this is encoded by the coding sequence ATGGGAAGACTGTTACGTTATTGCTGCTGTTTTTGCAGTGTAGTATTTATTTGCTATTTTTCATCTTGTTTAAGTACGGGGGCTCAAGAAGTTCTTCGTTGTCCTGATTGCGAGAACTTTAGTAAGGCTGTTAATCGCTCGGATCAATTACCTGAAAACATTCAAGAATCTGAAAATGGTTGTTATCTTACGGGGTATGTACAAGCTCTCGTCGATATGCATTTTTTAGACAGTTGTACACAGGTTGTAGTTGAGGATAACGTTGCTTATATATTCTCTCTTCCTGTAGATGCTCTTCTCTCTACTGCGATTGTAGATTTCATTAAAGATTTACCTTTCATTACTTCTGTAGAGATTTGTGAGTGTTCGTATCAAGAATGCCGCAATCGCTATAGAGATAACTGTCCCATTTTACCAAAGCAAAAAGCGTTGGGAACGGAAATTGTTTGCGGTAAGGAGGGAGTATGGTTGCCACAAAATACTATACTTTTTGCTCCGTTAATTGCAGATCCTCGCCAGGTAACTAATAGCGCGGGTATTCGTTTTAATGAAAAGGTGATAGGAAATCGCGTAGGCTCTGCTATTTTTGGCGGGGATTTTATTCTTCTACGTCTTTTTGATATTTCTCGGTTCCATGGTGATTTAGATATCGGTATTCAAGGAGGAGTCTTTTCTGTTTTTGATTTAGATCATCCCGATTCGTGCATGGTAAACTCAGATTTTTTTGTCTCAGGCTTGCTGGGCTTTGCTGTGAATAAATGGAGTTTCCGTTTGCGTCTGTGGCATCTCTCCTCGCATTTAGGAGATGAGTTCCTTTTAACACACCCCAGCTTCCCAAGGTTTAACCTTAGTGATGAAGGGATCGATTTCTTTGTCTCTTTGCATCACAATCCCCAACTACGTGTTTACGGGGGCTTAGGCTATATCATTAGTAGGGACCTTACATTCCCAGAACGGCCTTTGTACATAGAAGCAGGGGCGGAGTTACGTCCTTTCGGATTGCGAGAAGGAAACTTACACGCTCAACCGATTTTTGCTATGCATTTTCGCTTTTGGGAAGAGCAGCATTTTGGAATAGATCAAACCTATATCCTGGGTATGGAATGGTCTAAATTTCGCGATGTAGGAAGAAAAATTCGCGCATTTGTTGAGTATCATCAGGGATTTTCTAAAGAAGGGCAATTTGTGCGAGAGCCGTGTAATTACTACGGCTTTCGCTTATCCTACGGTTTTTAG
- a CDS encoding LL-diaminopimelate aminotransferase, protein MRRNSNFSSLETNYLFSSIRQKIRSFREKHPEISIIDLSIGDTTQPLHASVIDTFSTSVRKLGNPKTYRGYGPELGLPALKEKLSEVCYRGKVSPEEIFISDGAKTDIFRLFSLFGPGKTIAVQDPSYPAYIDAAILAGARKIVKLPCTKETDFFPVIPQEENIDIFCLCSPNNPTGTVLNREQLKELIDYANSHGSIILFDAAYSAFISDPSLPTSIFEIPEARFCAIEINSFSKSLGFAGVRLGWNIVPKDLKYSDGSLIIRDWERFLCTTFNGASLPVQEAAIAGASLFPNLEAISKYRYNSSLLREALQKAEFVVHGGEHAPYLWVEVPSMIPDEDFFDFFLYQYHIAITPGKGFGSCGTGYVRFSSLGKSENIVAACQRLSQTSVYDRTVLSL, encoded by the coding sequence ATGCGAAGAAACAGCAACTTTTCAAGTTTAGAAACTAACTATCTTTTCTCCAGTATACGTCAAAAAATCCGTTCTTTCCGAGAAAAACATCCTGAAATCTCCATCATAGACCTATCTATAGGAGACACCACGCAGCCGCTACACGCGTCTGTCATTGACACCTTTTCCACATCCGTAAGGAAATTAGGAAATCCCAAAACCTATCGCGGTTACGGTCCTGAATTAGGTCTTCCAGCTTTAAAAGAAAAACTCTCCGAAGTTTGCTATCGCGGGAAAGTTTCTCCAGAAGAAATTTTTATCTCTGACGGAGCAAAAACAGATATTTTTCGTTTATTTTCTCTATTTGGCCCTGGGAAAACCATAGCCGTGCAAGATCCTTCTTATCCGGCCTATATAGATGCTGCGATTCTTGCAGGAGCTCGTAAGATTGTCAAACTTCCCTGCACTAAAGAAACGGATTTCTTTCCTGTAATTCCTCAAGAAGAAAACATTGATATTTTCTGTCTATGTTCTCCTAATAACCCCACAGGAACCGTATTAAACAGAGAGCAACTTAAAGAGCTTATCGATTACGCTAACTCTCATGGGAGCATAATTTTGTTCGATGCTGCCTACAGCGCATTTATCTCCGATCCCTCCTTACCTACAAGTATCTTCGAAATTCCTGAAGCACGCTTCTGCGCTATAGAAATTAATTCCTTTTCCAAGTCTTTAGGATTTGCCGGAGTACGTTTGGGATGGAATATTGTTCCTAAAGATCTTAAATATAGTGATGGCTCTCTTATAATTCGTGACTGGGAACGCTTCCTATGCACAACATTCAATGGAGCCTCTCTCCCTGTTCAAGAAGCTGCAATTGCTGGAGCTTCGCTTTTCCCTAATTTAGAAGCTATCTCAAAGTATCGCTATAACAGCTCGCTTTTGCGTGAGGCCCTACAAAAAGCTGAGTTTGTTGTACACGGTGGTGAGCACGCTCCTTACCTTTGGGTTGAAGTTCCCAGCATGATTCCTGATGAAGATTTTTTTGACTTTTTCTTATACCAGTATCATATTGCCATCACTCCTGGTAAAGGATTTGGTTCGTGTGGAACGGGATACGTTCGCTTTTCTTCTTTAGGAAAATCGGAAAATATCGTTGCAGCCTGCCAACGCTTAAGCCAAACGTCTGTATATGATAGAACGGTGTTATCACTATGA